One Desulfovibrio sp. genomic window carries:
- a CDS encoding LysR family transcriptional regulator codes for MDIRRLEAFKKVYELGSFSKAGVELFLSQPTISAHVLSLEQELGTQLFDRLGRTILPTQAGEILYRHALQVFASIDSATAEIGLLQKRVAGELLLGGSTIPATYLLPQRLAEFTKLYHEVRVRLTVGDSQDIINAVQDGRLALGVVGAAANDPDLVFSSLLEDELVIVASKKLPGMQALIESGDPVIAPDQLAAWPWVLREQGSGTRKAFENALAEKGLDIRFLTPVIEARSHEAVVQCSLHGLGLCVTSKLAVGPCLTKGDLIPVRVPGLTIHRSFYVVRHAKRHIFPAMRYFIDFLKDTQG; via the coding sequence ATGGATATCAGGCGGCTTGAAGCCTTTAAAAAGGTGTATGAACTCGGCAGTTTTTCCAAGGCGGGAGTTGAACTTTTCCTTTCTCAGCCCACCATCAGCGCCCACGTCCTTTCTTTGGAGCAGGAACTTGGCACCCAGCTTTTTGACAGACTGGGGAGGACCATACTACCTACTCAGGCTGGAGAAATTCTCTATCGGCACGCCTTGCAGGTTTTTGCATCCATCGACAGCGCCACAGCGGAGATAGGTCTTCTGCAAAAGCGGGTGGCAGGCGAACTCCTCCTTGGCGGAAGCACAATTCCGGCCACGTATTTGCTTCCCCAGCGACTGGCTGAGTTTACCAAGCTCTATCATGAAGTGCGCGTCCGCCTTACCGTGGGCGACTCCCAGGACATCATCAATGCGGTACAGGATGGCAGGCTTGCCCTGGGCGTGGTAGGCGCCGCGGCAAACGACCCTGACCTTGTGTTTTCCTCGCTGCTCGAGGATGAACTGGTCATAGTGGCGTCCAAGAAGCTGCCCGGCATGCAGGCTTTGATCGAATCCGGCGATCCCGTGATTGCCCCGGATCAGCTTGCGGCCTGGCCATGGGTGTTGCGCGAACAGGGGTCTGGAACCCGGAAGGCTTTCGAGAACGCTTTGGCCGAAAAAGGGTTGGACATTCGCTTCCTGACCCCCGTCATCGAGGCCAGGAGCCACGAAGCAGTGGTTCAATGCTCCTTGCATGGGCTTGGCCTGTGCGTCACTTCCAAACTCGCCGTGGGCCCATGTCTGACCAAGGGTGACCTTATTCCGGTGCGAGTGCCTGGCTTGACGATCCATCGCAGTTTCTACGTCGTTCGCCACGCCAAGCGGCATATCTTCCCGGCCATGCGCTACTTCATCGATTTCCTCAAAGACACTCAAGGATAA
- the selD gene encoding selenide, water dikinase SelD, with protein MSSLRLVDTVKSAGUAAKLAPGDLAAVLRELDIPEDHRLLTSTGDNEDAAVLSFPPGKALIQTVDFFTPVVNDPFRFGQIAAANSLSDVYAMGGEPFAAMNIVCFPAKCMPLDVLKEVLRGGLSKIREAGAAIAGGHSVEDAEIKYGLAVSGTVDPNRFASNRGLKPGDRLLLTKPLGTGVLATAVKANVQNAIQLEETIWQVASRLNAAPGEAIQKFGLVAATDVTGFGLGGHALEMSQASGWAIELTAATVPLLPDALDLASKGYLPGGSHSNRRFFSPKAQVSPEAVSLHVDLIFDAQTSGGLLLAVPEPLADQVANFLVSAGDMAAEVGRVLAEPTSTGLLRIL; from the coding sequence CTGAGCAGCCTGCGCCTGGTCGATACCGTCAAATCGGCCGGTTGAGCCGCCAAGCTGGCCCCAGGGGACCTGGCGGCGGTTTTGCGGGAACTCGACATCCCCGAGGACCATCGTTTGCTCACCTCCACAGGGGACAACGAGGACGCGGCTGTTTTGTCTTTTCCGCCTGGGAAGGCGCTCATCCAGACGGTCGATTTCTTCACTCCGGTGGTCAACGATCCCTTCCGTTTTGGTCAGATCGCCGCTGCCAACTCCCTTTCCGACGTGTACGCCATGGGCGGAGAGCCGTTCGCGGCCATGAACATCGTCTGCTTTCCGGCTAAGTGCATGCCTCTTGATGTGTTGAAGGAAGTGCTGCGCGGCGGGCTTTCCAAGATCCGCGAAGCAGGCGCCGCCATCGCTGGCGGACACAGCGTGGAGGATGCGGAAATCAAATACGGACTGGCGGTTTCCGGAACCGTCGATCCGAACAGGTTCGCATCCAACAGGGGGCTTAAGCCCGGAGACAGGCTCCTGCTGACAAAGCCGTTGGGCACTGGTGTCTTGGCCACAGCGGTGAAAGCCAACGTGCAAAATGCCATTCAACTGGAGGAGACCATCTGGCAGGTCGCCTCGCGGCTTAACGCCGCCCCGGGCGAGGCCATACAGAAGTTTGGTCTTGTTGCGGCTACGGATGTCACTGGGTTTGGCCTGGGCGGGCATGCCCTTGAAATGTCCCAAGCGTCCGGCTGGGCTATCGAGTTGACCGCCGCGACCGTTCCTTTGCTTCCGGACGCTTTGGATCTCGCCAGCAAGGGATATCTGCCTGGAGGGAGCCACTCAAACCGCCGATTCTTCTCGCCTAAAGCCCAGGTGTCGCCAGAAGCGGTTTCTTTACATGTTGACCTCATCTTTGATGCCCAGACCTCCGGAGGCCTTCTCCTGGCCGTGCCCGAACCCTTGGCCGATCAGGTCGCAAACTTCCTTGTCAGCGCCGGAGACATGGCGGCCGAAGTGGGCAGAGTGCTTGCCGAACCTACGTCCACGGGGCTATTGCGCATTCTCTAA
- a CDS encoding beta-lactamase family protein, with translation MSPRLLVLLFCLALVPTATSAAEPLQNPDPAYAQMAESLSRFYEKDMAKHKVKGLSVAVVDGGKVVWSKGFGLADEAKNIPMEPSTVVNLGSGAKLFTSLGAMALAGQGKLGLDAPVTGVLPGLKLAGAVNGEDSGVTARNIMTHHAGFPANYLKGLQSRSQKPAALTLDNLADVHMAFTPGTVFSHSNMGTAVLGMMVEKTAGEPFAQWMDKSVFAPLGMTDTAYVPTPKMEGRMAVSYGHQGPYPPLGSNQPQAVSLFTTALDQARFLNVLFGADPSALPEGITPASLESMLAPQNSGVPLDMDMRVGLGWNLNRPAFGPPGTVAWNFGRSGGFRSLVMAVPSAKIGVVVLANSSSAEEPRNCMIDRVAEETLRQALAVKGVAPAKPAGPSVCRFLPLEQVAGLYATIIGVVRVTVEGGKPVVRLDGKNLDLDPCAEGVYGVKYQMLGITLYDVTKNQSGLKFSFDENQGRTFLVLHQGGERELFGVKVDPYEITPVWEARFGKWILENQGDDLPMVKELAIRLEDGLMLYESRLPTVMDFKQTIPIVPLGESSGKLAGMGSFSQAMGDYFRFVSGPDGERLHYAGYVFKKKQGGESAPAKDAS, from the coding sequence TTGTCCCCTCGTCTCCTTGTTCTCCTGTTCTGTCTCGCGCTCGTCCCTACCGCCACCTCCGCCGCCGAGCCGCTCCAGAATCCCGATCCAGCGTATGCCCAAATGGCTGAATCGCTGAGCAGGTTTTATGAAAAGGACATGGCCAAGCATAAGGTGAAGGGCTTGTCCGTGGCTGTGGTGGATGGAGGGAAGGTGGTCTGGTCCAAGGGCTTCGGTCTGGCGGACGAGGCCAAGAATATCCCCATGGAGCCAAGCACGGTTGTCAATTTGGGGTCTGGCGCGAAGCTGTTTACCAGCCTCGGAGCCATGGCTCTGGCAGGCCAAGGCAAACTGGGTCTCGATGCGCCAGTGACGGGCGTCCTGCCGGGGCTTAAACTGGCCGGTGCCGTAAACGGCGAGGATTCGGGCGTGACGGCAAGAAACATCATGACCCATCACGCGGGTTTTCCAGCCAACTACTTGAAGGGGCTTCAGTCCCGTTCACAAAAACCCGCAGCGCTCACCCTGGACAATCTGGCCGACGTGCACATGGCCTTCACTCCCGGAACGGTCTTCTCGCATTCCAACATGGGCACGGCGGTCCTTGGCATGATGGTGGAAAAAACCGCTGGCGAGCCTTTTGCCCAATGGATGGACAAGTCAGTCTTTGCACCCTTGGGCATGACGGACACTGCCTATGTTCCGACCCCGAAGATGGAAGGGCGCATGGCTGTAAGCTATGGACACCAGGGGCCATACCCGCCGCTTGGCTCCAACCAGCCTCAAGCCGTGTCTCTCTTCACCACCGCCCTGGACCAGGCCCGTTTCCTGAACGTGCTTTTCGGGGCCGACCCCTCTGCGCTTCCTGAAGGCATAACGCCCGCCTCTCTTGAGTCCATGCTCGCCCCACAGAACTCAGGTGTGCCCCTGGATATGGATATGCGTGTCGGGCTTGGCTGGAACCTGAACCGTCCCGCCTTTGGCCCGCCCGGAACCGTAGCCTGGAATTTTGGGCGAAGCGGTGGGTTCCGTTCATTGGTCATGGCTGTTCCCAGCGCGAAGATCGGCGTTGTGGTTCTGGCCAACTCCAGCTCCGCGGAAGAGCCGCGCAACTGCATGATCGATCGGGTGGCCGAGGAAACCCTGCGCCAAGCTCTCGCCGTGAAGGGAGTCGCGCCTGCCAAGCCGGCCGGACCGTCGGTCTGTCGGTTCCTGCCCCTGGAGCAAGTGGCCGGATTATATGCCACGATCATCGGCGTGGTGCGTGTCACGGTGGAGGGCGGCAAACCCGTGGTGCGTCTGGATGGAAAAAATCTCGATCTGGATCCATGCGCGGAAGGCGTCTATGGTGTGAAATACCAGATGCTTGGCATCACCCTGTATGACGTGACCAAGAATCAGAGCGGCCTCAAGTTCTCCTTCGATGAGAATCAGGGGCGCACCTTTCTGGTGCTTCATCAGGGCGGGGAGCGCGAGCTGTTCGGGGTGAAGGTCGATCCTTACGAAATTACACCGGTATGGGAGGCGAGGTTCGGGAAATGGATCCTGGAGAACCAGGGCGACGATCTCCCCATGGTCAAGGAACTGGCCATACGTCTTGAAGACGGACTCATGCTTTATGAGTCCCGGCTGCCGACGGTTATGGATTTCAAGCAGACCATTCCGATTGTTCCCCTCGGGGAATCCTCCGGCAAGTTGGCAGGTATGGGCAGCTTCAGTCAGGCCATGGGCGATTACTTTCGCTTCGTGTCTGGACCGGACGGAGAGCGCCTGCACTATGCCGGCTACGTGTTCAAGAAGAAGCAGGGAGGAGAATCCGCGCCAGCGAAAGATGCATCCTAG
- a CDS encoding cache domain-containing protein, which produces MRISFSLKIAMLLVVSIAVVSLGIFFTTYYFITDGFDSQAVLELDARQKAVQSKLDALKEATLAESFLIASDLAIAQAIERRDVEFLKKLAKNILQKTKIDFLTITDTAGNVVARGHSDKVGDSAMDQIAIQKGLKGEENVGIEEGTVVKLSVRGGAPVKLDGKIVGAVALGENLGSNDFVDQVKRDMGVECTIFNGDTRMSTSIMREGKRAVGTKMDNPKVLETVLQKTGIFNARNAILGQLYDTVYWPIITANGKVGGMLFIGKDRKSIDSAQRGIVLSIVGSAGVVGLLMLGFGLFVAGRLTKPISTTTAFAQAVASGKLDEELSIKRNDEIGDLADALRGMVTSIKSKISEAEEKSEEAKKQAAMAELEKCKAEEATNRAEAARCDGMLQAAIQLESVVQGISVVSTQLAKQIDMTTEDMAVQERRTAEAATAMEQMNATVLEVARSASNAAQQAAQAKTKALEGQGVVSKSVSAIGQVNKMTAELEQDMSSLGEQARSISGIMGVISDIADQTNLLALNAAIEAARAGEAGRGFAVVADEVRKLAEKTMTATKEVGDSIRAIQDGTTSNVNRVKSAAEATKNAATLAEKSGESLVEIVELVDETTGQVQSIAAASEEQSASSEEINRIVEEVSRITASTATGMRGSSQGVTELAERSRELEALINSFRSG; this is translated from the coding sequence ATGCGTATTTCGTTTTCTTTGAAGATCGCGATGCTGCTTGTTGTAAGTATCGCTGTGGTGAGTTTAGGAATTTTCTTCACAACCTATTATTTCATAACGGATGGCTTTGACAGCCAAGCGGTCCTCGAACTGGATGCGCGCCAAAAGGCCGTCCAGTCGAAGCTTGACGCTCTCAAAGAGGCGACACTGGCCGAATCCTTCCTTATCGCATCCGACCTCGCCATTGCCCAGGCCATTGAGAGGCGCGACGTCGAATTTCTGAAAAAGCTTGCCAAGAACATTCTTCAAAAAACCAAGATAGACTTCCTGACCATCACTGACACCGCAGGAAATGTCGTCGCCCGGGGGCATTCCGACAAGGTCGGCGATTCCGCCATGGACCAGATAGCCATCCAGAAGGGCCTCAAGGGCGAAGAGAACGTCGGCATAGAAGAGGGCACGGTGGTCAAGCTCTCGGTGCGCGGTGGCGCGCCCGTCAAGCTCGACGGAAAGATCGTGGGCGCCGTGGCCCTGGGCGAGAACCTCGGGAGCAATGACTTTGTCGACCAGGTGAAGCGCGACATGGGCGTGGAGTGCACCATCTTCAACGGCGACACCCGCATGAGCACGTCCATCATGCGCGAAGGCAAACGTGCGGTCGGCACCAAGATGGACAATCCCAAGGTTCTGGAAACAGTGCTCCAGAAAACCGGTATTTTCAACGCCCGGAACGCAATCCTAGGCCAGCTCTACGACACCGTGTACTGGCCCATCATCACGGCCAACGGCAAGGTGGGAGGCATGCTCTTCATTGGGAAGGACCGCAAGAGCATCGACTCCGCGCAGCGTGGCATTGTTCTTTCCATAGTCGGCTCCGCCGGTGTGGTGGGCCTTCTCATGCTGGGCTTTGGCCTCTTTGTGGCCGGCCGCCTCACCAAGCCGATTTCCACCACCACTGCCTTCGCTCAGGCCGTGGCCTCCGGCAAGCTCGACGAGGAATTGTCCATCAAACGCAACGACGAAATCGGCGACCTGGCCGACGCTTTGCGGGGGATGGTTACATCCATTAAATCCAAGATCTCGGAAGCCGAAGAGAAGAGCGAAGAAGCCAAAAAGCAGGCCGCCATGGCCGAGCTGGAAAAATGCAAGGCCGAGGAAGCCACGAACAGGGCCGAGGCCGCCAGGTGCGACGGCATGCTCCAGGCCGCGATCCAGCTTGAGAGCGTGGTGCAGGGAATAAGCGTGGTGAGCACGCAGCTGGCCAAACAGATCGACATGACCACTGAGGACATGGCGGTCCAGGAACGCCGCACCGCTGAAGCGGCCACGGCAATGGAGCAGATGAACGCTACCGTGCTGGAGGTGGCCCGCAGCGCGTCCAACGCGGCCCAGCAGGCTGCCCAGGCAAAAACAAAAGCCCTGGAAGGCCAGGGAGTGGTGAGCAAGTCCGTGAGCGCGATCGGGCAGGTGAACAAAATGACCGCCGAGCTCGAACAGGACATGTCATCTCTTGGAGAACAGGCACGTTCAATCAGCGGCATAATGGGAGTCATCTCCGACATCGCGGACCAGACCAACCTTCTGGCATTGAACGCGGCCATTGAAGCGGCTCGCGCGGGCGAAGCCGGACGCGGGTTTGCGGTGGTGGCCGACGAGGTGCGCAAGCTCGCGGAAAAGACCATGACCGCCACCAAGGAAGTGGGCGATTCCATCCGGGCCATTCAGGACGGAACCACCAGCAACGTGAACCGGGTCAAGTCTGCGGCAGAAGCGACCAAGAATGCGGCTACACTGGCGGAAAAATCGGGTGAGTCGCTGGTGGAGATCGTCGAACTCGTGGACGAAACCACGGGCCAGGTTCAGTCCATCGCTGCGGCCTCGGAAGAACAGTCCGCCTCGAGCGAAGAGATCAATCGCATCGTGGAGGAGGTCAGCAGGATTACCGCGTCCACGGCCACCGGCATGCGCGGTTCGTCTCAGGGCGTGACCGAACTGGCCGAACGCTCAAGGGAGCTGGAAGCTCTCATCAACTCGTTCCGTAGCGGCTAG
- a CDS encoding molybdenum cofactor guanylyltransferase: MDASVTVPEVAVILAGGKSRRLGQDKAAVLVDGIPMLARMVELARRFCPVVAVSGRDPSLLASGLTWFLDLEPGLGPMGGIITALERYQKPCLVLSCDLPLLDDSTLAKLLAAWRTRPANAVLTTFEQAETGFIEALVAVYEPEAAAILRRANKEGCRKLSRAIPAALRHCVVYSVRDSRPFFNVNTPAELAEILS; encoded by the coding sequence ATGGACGCATCGGTGACGGTTCCTGAAGTCGCGGTTATTCTGGCCGGAGGCAAAAGCCGCCGTTTGGGCCAGGACAAGGCGGCGGTGCTGGTGGACGGTATTCCCATGCTGGCGCGCATGGTGGAGCTCGCCCGGCGTTTCTGTCCGGTTGTGGCAGTCTCGGGGCGCGACCCTTCTCTGCTGGCAAGCGGCTTGACCTGGTTTCTGGATCTCGAACCCGGGCTCGGCCCCATGGGCGGAATAATCACCGCCCTGGAACGATACCAAAAACCTTGCCTTGTGCTCTCCTGCGACCTCCCCCTGCTCGACGATTCCACCTTGGCAAAGCTCCTGGCCGCCTGGCGCACCCGCCCCGCAAATGCGGTGCTCACCACGTTCGAACAGGCCGAGACAGGCTTCATTGAGGCCCTGGTGGCAGTGTACGAGCCGGAAGCCGCCGCCATCTTGCGCCGCGCCAATAAGGAAGGCTGCCGGAAGCTCTCGCGAGCGATCCCGGCAGCCTTGCGTCATTGTGTGGTCTATTCCGTCAGGGACTCACGCCCTTTTTTCAACGTGAATACCCCGGCGGAGCTTGCCGAAATACTCTCCTAG
- a CDS encoding formate dehydrogenase accessory sulfurtransferase FdhD, with translation MKENTTDLALLPCRQFKDGSWRSFQDEAAPEIPVNLVLESGGKKKLWAFPDGLAGLALGHALLDLGQEGMLPQVDELGPQEFRVRFSPGAVPPPVPWSGPLSPLDILRGAAVFMEMAGRWDATGCFHRAALYEPASKAFVHHVEDIGRHNCLDRLAGWALSQRRPLGGQVLFVTARATSTLVGKAVRSGYSVMVSRSAVTTSGVDIARRAGMTLVGFSRENRFSIFTDTHGRIGDGS, from the coding sequence ATGAAAGAGAACACCACCGATCTCGCGCTTCTCCCGTGCAGGCAGTTCAAGGACGGCTCCTGGCGATCCTTCCAGGACGAAGCAGCCCCTGAAATACCCGTAAACCTTGTACTGGAGTCCGGAGGCAAAAAAAAACTCTGGGCCTTTCCGGACGGCCTGGCCGGCCTGGCCCTGGGGCATGCCCTGCTGGACCTGGGCCAGGAAGGAATGCTCCCACAGGTTGACGAACTCGGACCGCAGGAATTCCGGGTCCGTTTCTCTCCCGGAGCCGTCCCTCCCCCCGTACCTTGGTCCGGACCGCTCAGTCCTCTAGATATTTTGCGCGGCGCTGCCGTGTTCATGGAAATGGCCGGCCGCTGGGACGCGACCGGGTGTTTCCACAGGGCCGCCCTCTACGAACCAGCCAGCAAGGCTTTCGTTCATCACGTGGAAGACATCGGCCGCCACAACTGCCTGGACCGGCTGGCCGGATGGGCTCTTTCACAGCGGCGTCCTTTGGGCGGGCAAGTGCTCTTCGTCACAGCCCGGGCAACGTCCACACTCGTGGGCAAGGCCGTCCGGTCCGGCTATTCGGTCATGGTCAGCCGCTCCGCAGTGACCACGTCCGGAGTGGACATCGCCCGCCGGGCCGGGATGACCCTTGTCGGCTTTTCCAGGGAAAACCGTTTCAGCATCTTCACCGATACTCATGGACGCATCGGTGACGGTTCCTGA
- a CDS encoding substrate-binding domain-containing protein, whose protein sequence is MKIGFVLVLLATAVMSFTPLAQAQEKVLMMATTTSTEDTGLLPVLAGAFKKASGIELRWVAVGTGKALEIGKSCDADLLMVHAPDAEKKFMDEGAGKARTQVMYNDFVLIGPKADPAKVKGKSSAEALKAIAGNKDTFVSRGDKSGTHMAELSLWKGAGIETPDKEAWYVSSGQGMLQCLRMAGEKGGYVLADRGTWIKFEATPEAKNLGILVEGDASLRNQYSVITLNPEKCAKAKHDDANAFAKWVSSPEGQKAIADFKLMDKQLFFPNAGK, encoded by the coding sequence ATGAAAATAGGTTTTGTGCTGGTTTTACTCGCAACGGCCGTGATGAGTTTTACCCCTCTGGCACAGGCTCAGGAGAAAGTGTTGATGATGGCTACGACCACCAGCACAGAAGATACGGGGCTCCTGCCCGTGCTTGCAGGAGCATTCAAAAAGGCCTCCGGCATCGAATTGCGCTGGGTGGCCGTGGGAACCGGTAAGGCGTTGGAGATAGGCAAAAGCTGCGATGCCGACCTGCTCATGGTGCACGCTCCCGATGCCGAGAAGAAATTCATGGACGAGGGCGCGGGAAAAGCTCGTACCCAGGTCATGTACAACGATTTCGTTCTTATCGGGCCCAAGGCCGATCCGGCCAAGGTGAAGGGCAAAAGCTCGGCCGAGGCGCTGAAGGCCATCGCCGGGAACAAGGACACGTTCGTGAGCCGGGGGGACAAGTCCGGCACGCATATGGCTGAACTCTCCCTGTGGAAGGGCGCAGGCATTGAAACCCCGGACAAGGAGGCCTGGTATGTCTCCAGCGGGCAGGGCATGCTCCAGTGCCTGCGCATGGCGGGCGAGAAAGGCGGTTACGTCCTGGCCGACAGGGGAACCTGGATCAAGTTCGAGGCCACTCCGGAAGCCAAGAACCTGGGCATTCTCGTGGAGGGCGACGCATCCCTGCGCAACCAGTACAGCGTCATCACTCTGAACCCGGAGAAATGCGCCAAGGCCAAGCATGACGACGCGAATGCCTTCGCCAAATGGGTATCGTCCCCTGAAGGCCAGAAAGCGATCGCGGACTTCAAGCTCATGGACAAGCAGCTCTTTTTCCCCAACGCCGGGAAGTAA
- a CDS encoding ABC transporter permease: protein MGYLVDGLSRALDLLASGDAETFSAVAATLEATALSMAAALALGLPAGFCLGYFRFPGKRLVRMVSDAFMAFPTVVIGLLVYAMLSRRGPLGELGLLFTITGMSAGLTLLALPMVVSLTASAVEQMDSRLRLTLLTLGADSRQLLLGVLWEARYGVLAGAVAAFGRVVSEVGIAMMVGGNIKWHTRTITTAIALETGKGEFAQGIALGMVLLLIAMILNAALAVLRRRGGR from the coding sequence ATGGGCTACCTTGTAGACGGTCTTTCACGGGCCTTGGATCTATTGGCCAGTGGCGACGCCGAGACTTTTTCGGCCGTGGCCGCCACGCTTGAGGCCACGGCCCTTTCCATGGCGGCGGCGTTGGCCCTTGGCCTGCCTGCCGGGTTCTGCCTCGGCTATTTCCGTTTCCCAGGAAAACGGCTTGTCCGGATGGTCTCCGACGCCTTCATGGCCTTCCCCACGGTGGTCATCGGGCTTCTGGTCTATGCCATGCTCTCCAGACGCGGGCCCTTGGGCGAACTGGGACTTCTGTTCACCATAACCGGGATGTCCGCCGGGCTCACGCTGTTGGCCCTGCCCATGGTTGTGAGTCTCACCGCGTCGGCCGTCGAGCAGATGGATTCACGTCTGCGTCTGACGCTCCTCACACTGGGCGCGGATTCCCGGCAGCTTCTGCTGGGCGTGCTCTGGGAGGCCAGATACGGCGTTCTTGCCGGGGCAGTGGCGGCTTTCGGACGCGTGGTGTCCGAGGTGGGCATCGCCATGATGGTCGGCGGCAACATCAAATGGCACACCCGGACCATCACCACGGCCATAGCCCTGGAGACCGGCAAAGGGGAGTTCGCTCAGGGCATTGCCTTGGGCATGGTGCTCCTGCTCATCGCCATGATTCTTAACGCCGCGTTGGCTGTGCTCAGGCGAAGGGGGGGGCGATGA
- a CDS encoding ABC transporter ATP-binding protein, whose amino-acid sequence MNTLVYDIRDVEHRYGERLALRCNRLTVEPGRVVGIRGPNGAGKSTLLAIMSFLMAPASGEVLFCGQPGRCGDVGLRRQAVLLPQDPALLGRRVEANVLYGLRARGGVDNGAASRALELVGLEPKRYLRRWWWELSGGEARRVALAARLAFKPKVLLLDEPTASLDPESAELVRQAVLAARDQEGLTTVAVSHDSDWLDSLCDDMYRLDPRKDIEKLSQEGAA is encoded by the coding sequence ATGAACACCCTGGTGTACGACATCCGGGATGTGGAACACCGCTATGGTGAGCGCCTGGCCCTTCGTTGCAACCGTTTGACAGTCGAGCCGGGACGGGTTGTGGGAATCCGCGGGCCCAACGGCGCGGGGAAAAGCACCCTGCTCGCGATAATGTCCTTTCTCATGGCGCCTGCCAGCGGAGAAGTGCTGTTTTGCGGCCAGCCCGGCCGCTGCGGCGATGTCGGCCTGCGCAGGCAGGCGGTACTTCTGCCCCAGGACCCTGCCCTCCTTGGCCGGCGTGTTGAGGCCAACGTGCTCTACGGGCTGCGGGCCAGGGGCGGAGTGGACAATGGGGCCGCCTCCAGGGCCTTGGAATTGGTGGGGCTTGAGCCAAAGCGCTATTTGCGGCGGTGGTGGTGGGAACTTTCCGGCGGCGAGGCCCGCCGCGTGGCGTTGGCTGCGCGTCTGGCGTTCAAACCCAAAGTGCTGCTTTTGGATGAACCCACGGCCAGTTTGGACCCCGAGAGCGCTGAATTGGTGCGCCAGGCAGTGCTGGCGGCGCGGGACCAGGAGGGATTGACCACCGTTGCGGTCAGCCATGACAGTGATTGGCTGGACTCGCTGTGCGACGATATGTACCGTCTGGACCCACGCAAAGACATTGAAAAGCTTTCCCAGGAAGGTGCCGCATGA
- a CDS encoding molybdopterin-guanine dinucleotide biosynthesis protein MobB, whose product MRAVNIVGFKDTGKTTLCAGIIRELAAMGMQAGSLKFTHQAGLDKPGTDTSKLLEVSPAVAAIGESESAIFWKRKRSFAEMLPLLGHDLLVVEGGKDLGVMPRIVIARDAAEARTLGAGEPGLALAVFGPEGVDQTPAVNDIRKLAEMIIERAFLLPGLDCGGCGRSDCRELAMEIVGGKARVSDCTAMGGDISVMVNGAPLGVNPFVSRILRAGIVAMLGELKGYAPGDTVITLKG is encoded by the coding sequence ATGAGAGCCGTGAACATCGTCGGATTCAAGGATACGGGCAAGACAACCCTCTGTGCGGGGATTATTCGCGAGCTGGCGGCCATGGGAATGCAGGCCGGATCGCTCAAATTCACGCACCAGGCCGGTTTGGATAAGCCAGGCACCGACACCTCGAAGCTTTTGGAAGTCAGTCCGGCCGTGGCGGCCATTGGGGAATCCGAGTCGGCCATATTCTGGAAACGGAAGCGAAGCTTCGCCGAAATGCTTCCGCTATTAGGCCATGACCTGCTGGTGGTGGAGGGGGGAAAAGACCTGGGCGTCATGCCGCGAATCGTCATCGCCCGAGACGCTGCCGAAGCCCGTACGCTCGGTGCCGGGGAGCCAGGCCTCGCCCTGGCCGTATTCGGGCCCGAAGGTGTGGACCAGACCCCGGCCGTGAACGACATCCGGAAACTGGCTGAAATGATCATTGAACGGGCTTTTCTGCTGCCCGGACTCGATTGCGGCGGCTGCGGTCGCTCGGATTGTCGCGAATTGGCCATGGAAATCGTGGGCGGAAAGGCACGGGTGTCTGACTGCACGGCAATGGGTGGAGACATCTCCGTCATGGTGAACGGCGCTCCGTTGGGAGTGAATCCGTTCGTGTCCCGCATCCTGAGGGCGGGCATAGTGGCCATGCTCGGCGAACTCAAGGGATACGCTCCCGGAGACACTGTAATTACGCTTAAGGGTTAG